The Budorcas taxicolor isolate Tak-1 chromosome 5, Takin1.1, whole genome shotgun sequence genome includes a window with the following:
- the PLEKHG6 gene encoding pleckstrin homology domain-containing family G member 6 has protein sequence MQALGPPNKSPLQGLVASRIETYGGRYRASVASPPGNVSPRGGLLLDPSRRLLQGYIPFTTGSGPARRLSPLRLREPEPEKTHGNPFGVGTPHSPKLKEVTKAHELQVRLHTFSMFGMPRLPREDRQRWEIGEGSENSVAIEKSWKELVPGHKEMSRELCHQQEALWELLTTELIYMRKLKIMTDLLAAGLLNLQRVGLLTEVSAETLFGNVPSLIRAHRSFWEEVLGPTLEETRASGQPLDPVSLQDGFLTCSQRFQPYVLYCLRVRQTMAYAREQQDHNALFHIFVQWCEKHKRSGRQMLGDLLIKPHQRITKYPLLLQAVLKRTPKPQAQEALTAMIAAMESFLRHINKQVRQGEEQESLVAAARRIGPYEVLEPSSEEVEKNLRPFSTLDLMAPMLGVAPEHTRQLLLEGPARVKEGREGKLDVYLFLFSDVLLVTKPPRKADKAKVIRPPLILEKLVCRPLRDPSSFLLIYLTEFQCVSSALTVHCPSTADRARWLEKTQQAQATLQKLKAEEYIQQKRELLALYRNQDGESPSTRPSTPSQEGSQNSTEGSACASSTVIPHLVVTEDMDEDAPSVPDDTSDPGYGTLIPGSPEESHSSLSRLRLRALRRDPRLTFSTLELRDVPLRPQPSDPQAPQRRSAPVLPEEGVRKAGSLPRVDPPTWSEEEDRTSAGENVVAEALQRTQLRGQLCPSPAHADSSEESPWESSGDEEEEGSLFQGPDYTPSPHPLRPEDMLREIREELASQRIEGVPESGDSRPRKLTRVQLQRMRGSHVVHLDTPLSTS, from the exons ATGCAGGCCTTGGGTCCTCCCAATAAGAGTCCCCTTCAAGGGCTGGTGGCCTCCCGCATTGAGACCTATGGAGGCAGGTATCGGGCCTCGGTCGCGAGTCCTCCAGGCAATGTCTCTCCCAGAGGAGGTCTTTTGTTG GATCCCAGCCGCCGACTCCTCCAGGGCTACATCCCCTTCACCACGGGTTCTGGCCCGGCCCGACGCCTGTCTCCTCTGAGGCTTCGAGAACCAGAGCCCGAGAAGACACACGGGAATCCCTTTGGGGTCGGGACACCTCACTCCCCCAAACTCAAG GAAGTCACCAAGGCCCACGAGCTGCAGGTGAGGCTGCATACCTTCAGCATGTTTGGGATGCCCCGCCTGCCGCGGGAGGACCGGCAGCGCTGGGAGATCGGGGAGGGCAGCGAGAACAGCGTGGCCATCGAGAAGTCCTGGAAGGAGCTGGTGCCTGGGCACAAG gaGATGAGCCGGGAGCTCTGCCACCAGCAGGAGGCCCTGTGGGAGCTACTGACTACGGAGCTTATCTACATGCGGAAGCTCAAGATCATGACGGAT CTCCTAGCTGCGGGTTTGCTGAACTTGCAGCGCGTGGGTCTGCTGACGGAA gtgtCAGCTGAGACCCTGTTTGGAAATGTCCCCAGCCTGATTCGAGCCCACCGGAGCTTCTGGGAAGAGGTGCTGGGGCCCACCCTAGAGGAGACACGAGCCTCAGGCCAGCCTCTGGACCCGGTCAGCCTGCAGGACGGTTTCCTGACG TGCAGCCAGCGTTTCCAGCCCTACGTCCTATACTGCCTGCGAGTGAGGCAGACCATGGCCTACGCCCGGGAGCAGCAGGACCACAACGCTCTCTTCCACATCTTCGTGCAG TGGTGTGAGAAGCACAAGCGCTCAGGGAGGCAGATGCTGGGAGACCTGCTCATCAAGCCCCACCAGCGCATCACCAAGTACCCGCTGCTGCTCCAGGCTGTGCTCAAGAGGACCCCCAAGCCCCAGGCCCAGGAGGCCCTGACCGCCATG ATCGCAGCGATGGAGTCATTCCTGCGACACATCAACAAGCAGGTGCGCCAGGGCGAAGAGCAGGAGAGCTTGGTGGCTGCAGCCCGGCGCATCGGGCCCTACGAGGTGCTGGAGCCCTCCAGCGAGGAGGTGGAGAag AACCTGCGACCATTCTCCACCCTGGACCTGATGGCCCCCATGCTGGGGGTCGCTCCGGAGCACACCAGGCAGCTGCTGCTCGAGGGGCCCGCGCGTGTGAAGGAGGGACGTGAAGGGAAG CTGGATGTGTACCTGTTCCTGTTCTCTGATGTGCTCCTGGTGACCAAGCCCCCTCGCAAGGCGGACAAAGCCAAGGTTATCCGCCCGCCCCTCATACTGGAAAAGCTTGTGTGCCGGCCACTCCGTGATCCCA GCAGCTTCCTGCTGATCTACCTCACTGAATTCCAGTGTGTCTCCAGCGCCCTCACCGTGCACTGTCCCAGCACTGCCGACCGGGCCCGGTGGCTGGAGAAGACCCAGCAGGCCCAG GCCACCCTGCAAAAGCTGAAGGCAGAGGAGTATATCCAACAGAAGAGGGAGCTCTTGGCCCTCTATCGGAACCAAGATGGGGAGTCCCCAAGCACCAGGCCCTCCACGCCTTCCCAGGAGGGCTCTCAGAACAGCACGGAGGGCAG TGCTTGCGCGTCCTCGACCGTCATCCCCCATCTGGTGGTGACAGAAGACATGGATGAAGATGCCCCCTCGGTGCCAGATGATACCTCGGACCCTGGCTACGGCACTCTCATCCCAGGCTCTCCTGAAGAGTCCCACTCCTCGCTGAGCCGTCTACGCTTGAGGGCCCTTCGGCGGGACCCTCGCCTCACCTTCTCCACCCTGGAACTCCGAGATGTCCCTCTGCGTCCCCAGCCTTCTGACCCCCAGGCTCCCCAACGCCGAAGCGCCCCTGTACTGCCAGAGGAAGGTGTCCGGAAAGCAGGCAGTCTTCCCAGGGTAGACCCACCGACCTGGTCTGAGGAAGAAGACCGGACCTCAGCGGGCGAGAACGTGGTGGCGGAAGCCTTGCAGAGGACCCAGCTCCGGGGGCAGctgtgcccctccccagcccacgcTGACTCTTCTGAGGAAAGCCCCTGGGAGTCCTCAGGGGACGAAGAAGAAGAGGGGTCTCTCTTCCAGGGACCTGACTacaccccctcccctcaccccctccgGCCCGAGGATATGCTCCGAGAGATCCGCGAGGAACTGGCCAGTCAAAGGATCGAAGGCGTCCCCGAGTCTGGAGACAGCAGGCCTCGGAAGCTGACTCGGGTCCAACTGCAGAGGATGCGAGGGTCTCATGTTGTACACCTGGACACACCCCTGTCCACGTCGTAA